Proteins encoded within one genomic window of Actinoplanes octamycinicus:
- a CDS encoding response regulator transcription factor, which yields MQEHQTPVVRLAIVDDQQTIREGLVALAELLDGVEVVGEATDGEQAVRLAREAAPDVMLMDLRMPVMDGVAATSVITETCPGVAVVVLSTFADDASVADALRAGARGYLTKNSGRQEILAAIRSATAGNWTLDANVSRTVIDALTARQHSPVARDEAPADGPLPDGLTRREAQVLSMVARSLSNAEIAGQLFISEATVKTHLNNAYAKTGVRNRVEAARYANDHHLGR from the coding sequence GTGCAGGAGCACCAGACGCCGGTCGTCCGGCTGGCCATTGTCGACGATCAGCAGACCATCCGGGAAGGATTGGTGGCGCTGGCCGAACTGCTCGACGGTGTCGAGGTGGTCGGCGAGGCGACCGACGGCGAGCAGGCGGTGCGGCTGGCCCGTGAGGCCGCGCCGGACGTGATGCTGATGGACTTGCGGATGCCGGTGATGGACGGGGTCGCGGCCACCTCAGTGATCACCGAGACCTGCCCTGGTGTCGCGGTGGTCGTGCTGTCCACCTTCGCCGACGACGCGTCGGTCGCCGACGCGCTGCGAGCCGGGGCCCGCGGCTACCTGACCAAGAACTCCGGGCGGCAGGAGATCCTGGCGGCGATCCGCTCGGCGACGGCCGGCAACTGGACGCTCGACGCCAACGTGTCACGGACCGTGATCGACGCGCTGACCGCCCGGCAACACTCGCCGGTCGCTCGGGACGAGGCACCGGCCGACGGCCCGCTGCCGGACGGCCTGACCAGGCGCGAGGCCCAGGTACTGAGCATGGTGGCGCGCAGTCTCAGCAACGCCGAGATCGCCGGGCAGTTGTTCATCAGCGAGGCGACGGTCAAGACACACCTCAACAACGCGTACGCCAAGACCGGTGTGCGTAACCGGGTCGAGGCGGCGCGCTACGCCAACGACCACCACCTCGGGCGATAG